A single window of Corythoichthys intestinalis isolate RoL2023-P3 chromosome 21, ASM3026506v1, whole genome shotgun sequence DNA harbors:
- the sec24c gene encoding protein transport protein Sec24C isoform X3 has translation MNVNQHTPMASPYGQPQPGYGQPTFAPLDSGYPPPYAPYNGPVSTYQPGVPPQGHGRAPLNSGPPPVSAPQAYNQYGGHHQGDMQNGPPPMTQAPPRPVATQSYNQGTVNLSGPPTSYPQHYGPPPTMQHVTSQMGGMHINSGAPNAAVPGYAPPHSSQPPISTSFSAAPPASYTQALPPASSAPTQAPPSASQQYYGGGPPPNSQPPFSSSLPPASQQPFTSPAPPPPSNQQTFPAPLPHTYSAPPATQASSPSMSQPHQSFPPTQPACSTAPQGSFPPRAPPPTSSQYPPPTSTPSSQYPGPLPPQQQPPFPSGPHVPAPQMPPTSMCQSNHLPPGPQGLSGPPGTVPLQQQMPPPQPGMPGGYPPQQNGAFGQVRGPQPGYPGHYPSQPNYGAPAPAPGPPPPAQKRLDPDAIPSPQASDMPAVQKSRHRIDPDAIPSPIQVIEDDKAKSTEPFSTGVRGQAPPLVTTDFHVKDQGNASPRFIRCTAYNMPCTADMAKQSQVPLAAVIKPLAVLPHDETPPHLVDHGEGGPIRCNRCKAYMCPYMQFIEGGRRFQCGFCSCVTEVPPYYFQHLDHTGKRVDFYDRPELSLGSYEFLATVDYCKNNKIPQPPAFIFLIDVSYNAIKSGMVGIVCQELKTLMDRLPRENPELDSAVRVGFVTYNKVLHFYNVKSSLAQPQMLVVSDVSEMFVPLLDGFLVNVGESRQVIESLLDHIPEMFADTRETETVFGPVIQAGLEALKAADCAGKLFVFHTSLPIAESPGKLKNREDKKLIGTDKEKSLFQPQVSFYSTLAKDCVAQGCCVDLFLFPNQYVDVATLAVVPVSTGGSVYKYTYFQAQSDQERFLNDLRRDVQKPIGFDAVMRVRTSTGIRATDFFGSFFMSNTTDVELAGLDCDKAVTVEFKHDDKLSEDTGALIQCAVLYTSCGGQRRLRVHNMAVNCCSQLSDLYRNCETDTIINFLCKYAFRGILNNPTKSVRDTLVNQCAQILACYRKNCANPSSAGQLILPECMKLLPVYLNCVLKSDVLLPAADVSLDDRAYLRQLISCMDVSETHVFFYPRLLPLMKLESGSLPVAVRASEERLSKGGVYLLETGLHLFLWVGANVQQELLLNIFGTSSFSQIDASMTCLPILDNPLSQRLREMVESFRAQRSRYMKLMVVKQEDRSELIFRHFLTEDKSASGGASYVDFLCHMHKEIRQLLS, from the exons ATGAATGTAAACCAGCACACTCCCATGGCCTCTCCTTATGGCCAGCCTCAGCCTGGTTATGGACAGCCCACTTTTGCACCCCTGGACAGTGGGTACCCACCACCCTACGCACCTTACAATGGCCCTGTGTCAACCTACCAGCCTGGAGTACCACCGCAAG GTCATGGCAGGGCTCCTCTAAATTCTGGGCCACCGCCTGTATCAGCTCCTCAAGCATACAATCAATATGGTGGTCATCATCAGGGCGACATGCAGAACGGACCCCCGCCTATGACACAGGCACCCCCGAG GCCCGTTGCAACCCAGTCGTATAACCAAGGAACAGTCAATCTGTCAGGGCCTCCCACCTCTTATCCCCAACACTACGGACCCCCGCCCACAATGCAGCATGTCACCAGTCAGATGGGTGGCATGCACATAAACTCTGGGGCGCCAAACGCTGCAGTGCCTGGATACG CTCCCCCTCACAGCTCCCAGCCTCCCATCAGTACTTCCTTCTCAGCCGCTCCTCCCGCTTCCTATACACAAGCATTGCCCCCTGCTTCGTCTGCACCCACCCAAGCACCACCTTCTGCTTCTCAGCAGTACTACGGAGGAGGTCCCCCACCAAACTCTCAGCCACCATTCAGTTCTTCTCTGCCTCCTGCTTCCCAACAGCCGTTCACCTCCCCTGCTCCTCCTCCGCCATCCAATCAGCAAACCTTTCCTGCTCCTCTTCCTCACACGTATTCAGCTCCTCCTGCCACTCAAGCTTCCTCCCCGTCAATGTCGCAGCCTCATCAGTCCTTCCCCCCAACACAGCCTGCCTGTTCCACCGCCCCTCAAGGCTCCTTTCCTCCAAGAGCACCTCCTCCCACCTCCTCTCAGTATCCTCCTCCAACATCAACTCCCTCTAGCCAGTACCCGGGCCCCTTGCCGCCTCAGCAGCAACCCCCTTTCCCTTCTGGTCCCCATGTTCCCGCACCCCAGATGCCCCCTACGTCTATGTGTCAGAGCAACCACTTACCTCCAGGACCACAGGGCCTGTCAGGCCCTCCTGGCACTGTTCCGCTGCAGCAGCAGATGCCCCCACCCCAGCCTGGCATGCCGGGAGGGTACCCTCCCCAGCAAAATG GTGCGTTTGGCCAGGTAAGAGGGCCTCAACCTGGCTACCCGGGCCATTATCCTAGCCAACCTAATTACGGCGCTCCAGCACCCGCACCGGGCCCACCCCCACCTGCACAGAAAAGACTGGACCCGGACGCAATTCCTAGCCCA CAAGCGTCTGACATGCCGGCCGTGCAGAAATCAAGACATAGAATAGACCCAGACGCTATTCCCAGCCCA ATCCAAGTAATCGAGGACGACAAGGCCAAGAGCACAGAGCCTTTCAGCACGGGCGTTAGGGGTCAAGCACCACCATTGGTAACCACCGACTTTCACGTCAAGGACCAAG GGAATGCCAGCCCCAGGTTCATCCGCTGTACAGCTTACAACATGCCCTGCACAGCTGACATGGCCAAGCAGTCCCAGGTGCCGTTGGCTGCTGTCATCAAACCACTCGCAGTCTTGCCACATGATGAG ACACCTCCACACTTGGTGGACCACGGTGAAGGAGGTCCCATCCGTTGCAACCGCTGCAAGGCCTACATGTGCCCCTACATGCAATTCATAGAGGGAGGGCGTCGATTCCAGTGCGGCTTTTGCTCTTGTGTGACAGAAG TTCCTCCTTATTACTTCCAGCATCTGGACCACACTGGGAAGAGAGTGGACTTCTATGACAGACCGGAGCTCTCGCTAGGAAGCTATGAGTTTCTGGCTACCGTTGACTACTGTAAA AACAACAAGATTCCTCAGCCGCCAGCCTTCATTTTCCTTATCGACGTGTCCTACAATGCCATCAAGAGCGGCATGGTTGGCATAGTCTGCCAGGAACTCAAGACACTCATGGACCGCCTACCTAG AGAGAATCCAGAATTGGACTCGGCAGTGAGGGTGGGGTTCGTCACCTATAACAAGGTGCTCCACTTCTATAATGTCAAGTCCAGTCTAGCCCAGCCACAGATGCTGGTGGTATCAGATGTGTCGGAAATGTTCGTGCCACTATTGGATGGCTTCCTTGTCAACGTCGGCGAAAGCCGGCAAGTCATTGAGAG TTTGCTAGACCACATCCCAGAGATGTTTGCAGATACTCGAGAGACGGAGACAGTTTTTGGACCTGTTATACAGGCCGGACTAGAGGCGCTTAAG GCAGCAGACTGCGCCGGAAAGCTATTTGTGTTCCACACCTCACTGCCTATTGCCGAATCACCCGGCAAactcaaaaacagagaagataagaaGCTGATTGGCACGGATAAGGAAAAG TCTCTGTTTCAGCCTCAAGTGAGCTTCTACAGCACACTGGCCAAAGATTGCGTGGCCCAGGGCTGCTGCGTGGACCTCTTCCTCTTCCCCAACCAATATGTAGATGTGGCCACACTTGCAGTGGTCCCTGTCTCCACAGGAGGCTCTGTCTACAAGTATACTTACTTTCAG GCCCAGTCGGACCAAGAGAGGTTCTTGAATGACCTGAGGCGAGACGTTCAAAAGCCGATTGGCTTTGATGCTGTCATGAGGGTTCGAACTAGCACAG GAATTCGAGCAACTGACTTTTTTGGCTCGTTCTTTATGAGCAACACCACCGACGTGGAGCTAGCCGGGCTGGACTGCGACAAAGCAGTCACGGTGGAGTTCAAGCACGATGACAAGCTCAGCGAGGACACCGGGGCGCTCATTCAG TGCGCCGTGTTGTACACCAGCTGTGGCGGCCAAAGGCGCTTGCGTGTCcacaacatggccgtcaattgcTGCTCGCAACTTTCTGATCTTTACCGCAACTGCGAGACGGACACCATCATCAACTTCCTCTGCAAATATG CGTTCCGCGGCATTCTTAACAACCCTACAAAGTCAGTGAGGGACACTCTAGTCAACCAGTGTGCTCAGATCCTGGCCTGCTACCGCAAAAATTGCGCTAATCCATCTTCGGCTGGTCAG TTGATCCTCCCCGAGTGCATGAAGCTGCTGCCCGTTTACTTGAACTGCGTGCTTAAAAGTGACGTGCTACTGCCCGCCGCCGATGTGTCGCTGGACGACCGGGCGTACCTGCGACAACTCATCAGCTGCATGGATGTGTCCGAGACACATGTCTTCTTCTACCCGCGCCTACTGCCACTG ATGAAGCTGGAGAGTGGCTCGTTGCCAGTTGCTGTGCGGGCGTCGGAGGAGAGGCTGTCCAAAGGTGGTGTGTACCTGCTTGAGACAGGCCTGCATCTCTTCCTATGGGTGGGAGCCAATGTGCAACAGGAGCTGCTGCTCAACATCTTCGGTACATCCAGCTTTAGCCAGATCGACGCAAGCATG ACATGTCTCCCCATTTTGGACAATCCTTTGTCGCAAAGACTCAGAGAAATGGTGGAGTCCTTCAGAGCGCAGCGGTCACGATACATGAAG CTGATGGTGGTAAAGCAGGAGGACCGCTCGGAACTTATCTTCCGGCACTTCCTGACGGAGGACAAGAGCGCGAGTGGCGGCGCCTCCTACGTGGACTTCCTGTGTCATATGCACAAGGAGATCCGCCAGCTCCTCAGCTAA
- the sec24c gene encoding protein transport protein Sec24C isoform X4: protein MQNGPPPMTQAPPRPVATQSYNQGTVNLSGPPTSYPQHYGPPPTMQHVTSQMGGMHINSGAPNAAVPGYAPPHSSQPPISTSFSAAPPASYTQALPPASSAPTQAPPSASQQYYGGGPPPNSQPPFSSSLPPASQQPFTSPAPPPPSNQQTFPAPLPHTYSAPPATQASSPSMSQPHQSFPPTQPACSTAPQGSFPPRAPPPTSSQYPPPTSTPSSQYPGPLPPQQQPPFPSGPHVPAPQMPPTSMCQSNHLPPGPQGLSGPPGTVPLQQQMPPPQPGMPGGYPPQQNGAFGQVRGPQPGYPGHYPSQPNYGAPAPAPGPPPPAQKRLDPDAIPSPQASDMPAVQKSRHRIDPDAIPSPIQVIEDDKAKSTEPFSTGVRGQAPPLVTTDFHVKDQGNASPRFIRCTAYNMPCTADMAKQSQVPLAAVIKPLAVLPHDETPPHLVDHGEGGPIRCNRCKAYMCPYMQFIEGGRRFQCGFCSCVTEVPPYYFQHLDHTGKRVDFYDRPELSLGSYEFLATVDYCKNNKIPQPPAFIFLIDVSYNAIKSGMVGIVCQELKTLMDRLPRENPELDSAVRVGFVTYNKVLHFYNVKSSLAQPQMLVVSDVSEMFVPLLDGFLVNVGESRQVIESLLDHIPEMFADTRETETVFGPVIQAGLEALKAADCAGKLFVFHTSLPIAESPGKLKNREDKKLIGTDKEKSLFQPQVSFYSTLAKDCVAQGCCVDLFLFPNQYVDVATLAVVPVSTGGSVYKYTYFQAQSDQERFLNDLRRDVQKPIGFDAVMRVRTSTGIRATDFFGSFFMSNTTDVELAGLDCDKAVTVEFKHDDKLSEDTGALIQCAVLYTSCGGQRRLRVHNMAVNCCSQLSDLYRNCETDTIINFLCKYAFRGILNNPTKSVRDTLVNQCAQILACYRKNCANPSSAGQLILPECMKLLPVYLNCVLKSDVLLPAADVSLDDRAYLRQLISCMDVSETHVFFYPRLLPLMKLESGSLPVAVRASEERLSKGGVYLLETGLHLFLWVGANVQQELLLNIFGTSSFSQIDASMTCLPILDNPLSQRLREMVESFRAQRSRYMKLMVVKQEDRSELIFRHFLTEDKSASGGASYVDFLCHMHKEIRQLLS from the exons ATGCAGAACGGACCCCCGCCTATGACACAGGCACCCCCGAG GCCCGTTGCAACCCAGTCGTATAACCAAGGAACAGTCAATCTGTCAGGGCCTCCCACCTCTTATCCCCAACACTACGGACCCCCGCCCACAATGCAGCATGTCACCAGTCAGATGGGTGGCATGCACATAAACTCTGGGGCGCCAAACGCTGCAGTGCCTGGATACG CTCCCCCTCACAGCTCCCAGCCTCCCATCAGTACTTCCTTCTCAGCCGCTCCTCCCGCTTCCTATACACAAGCATTGCCCCCTGCTTCGTCTGCACCCACCCAAGCACCACCTTCTGCTTCTCAGCAGTACTACGGAGGAGGTCCCCCACCAAACTCTCAGCCACCATTCAGTTCTTCTCTGCCTCCTGCTTCCCAACAGCCGTTCACCTCCCCTGCTCCTCCTCCGCCATCCAATCAGCAAACCTTTCCTGCTCCTCTTCCTCACACGTATTCAGCTCCTCCTGCCACTCAAGCTTCCTCCCCGTCAATGTCGCAGCCTCATCAGTCCTTCCCCCCAACACAGCCTGCCTGTTCCACCGCCCCTCAAGGCTCCTTTCCTCCAAGAGCACCTCCTCCCACCTCCTCTCAGTATCCTCCTCCAACATCAACTCCCTCTAGCCAGTACCCGGGCCCCTTGCCGCCTCAGCAGCAACCCCCTTTCCCTTCTGGTCCCCATGTTCCCGCACCCCAGATGCCCCCTACGTCTATGTGTCAGAGCAACCACTTACCTCCAGGACCACAGGGCCTGTCAGGCCCTCCTGGCACTGTTCCGCTGCAGCAGCAGATGCCCCCACCCCAGCCTGGCATGCCGGGAGGGTACCCTCCCCAGCAAAATG GTGCGTTTGGCCAGGTAAGAGGGCCTCAACCTGGCTACCCGGGCCATTATCCTAGCCAACCTAATTACGGCGCTCCAGCACCCGCACCGGGCCCACCCCCACCTGCACAGAAAAGACTGGACCCGGACGCAATTCCTAGCCCA CAAGCGTCTGACATGCCGGCCGTGCAGAAATCAAGACATAGAATAGACCCAGACGCTATTCCCAGCCCA ATCCAAGTAATCGAGGACGACAAGGCCAAGAGCACAGAGCCTTTCAGCACGGGCGTTAGGGGTCAAGCACCACCATTGGTAACCACCGACTTTCACGTCAAGGACCAAG GGAATGCCAGCCCCAGGTTCATCCGCTGTACAGCTTACAACATGCCCTGCACAGCTGACATGGCCAAGCAGTCCCAGGTGCCGTTGGCTGCTGTCATCAAACCACTCGCAGTCTTGCCACATGATGAG ACACCTCCACACTTGGTGGACCACGGTGAAGGAGGTCCCATCCGTTGCAACCGCTGCAAGGCCTACATGTGCCCCTACATGCAATTCATAGAGGGAGGGCGTCGATTCCAGTGCGGCTTTTGCTCTTGTGTGACAGAAG TTCCTCCTTATTACTTCCAGCATCTGGACCACACTGGGAAGAGAGTGGACTTCTATGACAGACCGGAGCTCTCGCTAGGAAGCTATGAGTTTCTGGCTACCGTTGACTACTGTAAA AACAACAAGATTCCTCAGCCGCCAGCCTTCATTTTCCTTATCGACGTGTCCTACAATGCCATCAAGAGCGGCATGGTTGGCATAGTCTGCCAGGAACTCAAGACACTCATGGACCGCCTACCTAG AGAGAATCCAGAATTGGACTCGGCAGTGAGGGTGGGGTTCGTCACCTATAACAAGGTGCTCCACTTCTATAATGTCAAGTCCAGTCTAGCCCAGCCACAGATGCTGGTGGTATCAGATGTGTCGGAAATGTTCGTGCCACTATTGGATGGCTTCCTTGTCAACGTCGGCGAAAGCCGGCAAGTCATTGAGAG TTTGCTAGACCACATCCCAGAGATGTTTGCAGATACTCGAGAGACGGAGACAGTTTTTGGACCTGTTATACAGGCCGGACTAGAGGCGCTTAAG GCAGCAGACTGCGCCGGAAAGCTATTTGTGTTCCACACCTCACTGCCTATTGCCGAATCACCCGGCAAactcaaaaacagagaagataagaaGCTGATTGGCACGGATAAGGAAAAG TCTCTGTTTCAGCCTCAAGTGAGCTTCTACAGCACACTGGCCAAAGATTGCGTGGCCCAGGGCTGCTGCGTGGACCTCTTCCTCTTCCCCAACCAATATGTAGATGTGGCCACACTTGCAGTGGTCCCTGTCTCCACAGGAGGCTCTGTCTACAAGTATACTTACTTTCAG GCCCAGTCGGACCAAGAGAGGTTCTTGAATGACCTGAGGCGAGACGTTCAAAAGCCGATTGGCTTTGATGCTGTCATGAGGGTTCGAACTAGCACAG GAATTCGAGCAACTGACTTTTTTGGCTCGTTCTTTATGAGCAACACCACCGACGTGGAGCTAGCCGGGCTGGACTGCGACAAAGCAGTCACGGTGGAGTTCAAGCACGATGACAAGCTCAGCGAGGACACCGGGGCGCTCATTCAG TGCGCCGTGTTGTACACCAGCTGTGGCGGCCAAAGGCGCTTGCGTGTCcacaacatggccgtcaattgcTGCTCGCAACTTTCTGATCTTTACCGCAACTGCGAGACGGACACCATCATCAACTTCCTCTGCAAATATG CGTTCCGCGGCATTCTTAACAACCCTACAAAGTCAGTGAGGGACACTCTAGTCAACCAGTGTGCTCAGATCCTGGCCTGCTACCGCAAAAATTGCGCTAATCCATCTTCGGCTGGTCAG TTGATCCTCCCCGAGTGCATGAAGCTGCTGCCCGTTTACTTGAACTGCGTGCTTAAAAGTGACGTGCTACTGCCCGCCGCCGATGTGTCGCTGGACGACCGGGCGTACCTGCGACAACTCATCAGCTGCATGGATGTGTCCGAGACACATGTCTTCTTCTACCCGCGCCTACTGCCACTG ATGAAGCTGGAGAGTGGCTCGTTGCCAGTTGCTGTGCGGGCGTCGGAGGAGAGGCTGTCCAAAGGTGGTGTGTACCTGCTTGAGACAGGCCTGCATCTCTTCCTATGGGTGGGAGCCAATGTGCAACAGGAGCTGCTGCTCAACATCTTCGGTACATCCAGCTTTAGCCAGATCGACGCAAGCATG ACATGTCTCCCCATTTTGGACAATCCTTTGTCGCAAAGACTCAGAGAAATGGTGGAGTCCTTCAGAGCGCAGCGGTCACGATACATGAAG CTGATGGTGGTAAAGCAGGAGGACCGCTCGGAACTTATCTTCCGGCACTTCCTGACGGAGGACAAGAGCGCGAGTGGCGGCGCCTCCTACGTGGACTTCCTGTGTCATATGCACAAGGAGATCCGCCAGCTCCTCAGCTAA